A window of the Desulfomonilaceae bacterium genome harbors these coding sequences:
- a CDS encoding glycosyltransferase: MRIAMLAPIAWRTPPRHYGPWERVVSLLTEGLVARGIDVTLFATADSETSGKIHAIVPRPYEEDKSLIPKVWKSLHISEVFERAEDFDLIHNHFDFLPLTYSGLVTRPVLTTIHGFSSDKILPVYKKYDEKSYYVSISDSDRSPELTYCATIHHGIDLEAFTFNPFGGEYLLFFGRIHHDKGVREAIQIARLTNRDLLIAGIIQDEQYFETEVKPHLNDSQIKYLGSVGPDRRDSLLGEAACLLHPINFNEPFGLSVVEANACGTPVIAFSRGSMPEIITEGVNGFLVSTVSEAVDAVERIHTISRPACREVVEKRFSRDRMVDDYLKVYNRIVEETKTVDRRPWGYYEVLSDLPDHKVKRIVVYPGKRLSLQRHQRRSENWTIVSGHPVVTLDSEQIPLGPVDSIQIPKQAKHRISNPGPDDVVFVEVQTGDYFGEDDIERFEDDFGRV, from the coding sequence ATGCGTATTGCTATGTTGGCCCCGATAGCGTGGCGAACTCCCCCTCGACACTACGGACCATGGGAACGGGTTGTCTCCCTCCTCACAGAAGGTCTTGTCGCAAGAGGCATTGACGTCACACTTTTCGCCACGGCGGATTCGGAAACAAGTGGGAAAATCCACGCAATTGTTCCAAGACCTTATGAGGAAGACAAGAGTCTGATTCCCAAAGTCTGGAAATCTCTTCATATTAGTGAGGTCTTCGAGAGAGCTGAAGATTTTGACCTGATCCACAATCATTTTGATTTCCTGCCTCTCACATACTCCGGCCTTGTGACAAGGCCAGTTCTTACCACGATCCATGGCTTCTCCTCTGATAAGATTCTACCCGTTTACAAAAAATACGACGAAAAAAGTTATTATGTATCAATCAGCGACTCCGATCGCTCCCCCGAACTTACCTATTGCGCAACGATTCACCATGGAATAGACTTGGAAGCTTTCACTTTTAACCCGTTCGGTGGAGAATACCTTCTATTCTTTGGCAGAATTCATCATGACAAAGGTGTCCGAGAAGCGATTCAGATAGCTCGACTGACGAACAGGGATTTGTTGATCGCGGGAATAATTCAGGACGAGCAATATTTTGAAACTGAGGTTAAGCCGCACCTGAATGACAGCCAGATAAAGTATTTGGGAAGCGTCGGCCCAGACCGTCGGGACAGCCTTCTTGGCGAGGCGGCGTGTCTTTTACATCCAATAAACTTTAATGAGCCTTTCGGTTTGTCCGTTGTTGAGGCCAATGCGTGTGGTACACCAGTAATAGCGTTCTCACGGGGCTCCATGCCGGAAATCATAACAGAGGGTGTTAATGGTTTCCTTGTATCGACCGTGTCCGAGGCGGTCGATGCCGTGGAAAGGATCCATACCATATCCCGTCCCGCCTGCCGAGAAGTCGTGGAAAAACGATTCTCGAGAGATCGCATGGTTGACGATTATTTGAAAGTGTACAATCGGATCGTGGAAGAAACTAAAACAGTTGATCGCCGCCCATGGGGATACTATGAAGTTCTCTCCGACCTTCCAGATCACAAGGTGAAACGTATTGTGGTCTACCCGGGAAAGAGGCTGAGCTTGCAGCGCCATCAGCGCCGCAGCGAGAATTGGACAATTGTAAGCGGCCACCCTGTCGTTACACTGGACAGTGAACAGATCCCATTAGGTCCAGTTGATTCTATACAGATTCCCAAGCAAGCGAAACACCGCATCTCCAACCCTGGTCCTGATGACGTGGTTTTCGTGGAAGTGCAAACGGGTGATTACTTTGGTGAAGACGACATTGAACGTTTTGAAGACGATTTCGGTCGGGTGTAG
- a CDS encoding patatin-like phospholipase family protein, whose amino-acid sequence MSKWTRRNFLKASSLAVAGGSTGGIAWARPVDTNSDYNPVTMALGISEKLFAHDGLARPIPTKPTVSDLAMGLDRTMVLGGGGEYYVAWYCGFFHGLLEVGLDMNGLSEMVVGTSAGSYMGSSLTSGHFQRLRAEFEFFGHFPKILADIAPVVSPNISQQRAQEVNMGVKDGSASSIRAIGHAALAADNRVSGVKVERLAAFLTGDSKTDWPVAKMYTTANDCYTGERLIVGQTVARKNNIPLAHGAAASSSLPGVIGPTLLGQRYCMDGGIAATTSHCDVVAGSKRSIIITLTDGVTGVKLTGIPHNVHEEVKALEATGTKALWIVAGTPSGVNLMDPTQIEPAMRTGYERARKEAEEIRKFWA is encoded by the coding sequence ATGAGCAAATGGACACGACGCAATTTTCTTAAAGCTTCGTCCTTGGCCGTCGCAGGCGGTTCAACCGGAGGGATTGCCTGGGCACGGCCTGTTGACACCAATTCTGACTACAACCCTGTCACAATGGCACTCGGCATCTCCGAAAAGCTTTTCGCTCACGATGGCCTCGCCAGACCAATCCCGACAAAACCCACCGTTTCGGACCTCGCAATGGGGCTAGACCGCACGATGGTGTTAGGTGGTGGGGGAGAGTATTACGTCGCTTGGTATTGCGGATTTTTCCACGGTCTCCTAGAGGTAGGCCTTGACATGAATGGGCTATCTGAGATGGTGGTTGGCACATCGGCCGGCTCCTACATGGGGAGCAGTTTGACTTCAGGGCACTTTCAACGCCTTCGCGCCGAGTTTGAGTTCTTCGGACATTTCCCCAAAATACTTGCCGATATAGCCCCAGTCGTAAGCCCCAATATCAGCCAACAACGTGCGCAGGAAGTGAACATGGGAGTCAAAGATGGTAGCGCCTCATCCATCCGGGCCATCGGACACGCTGCCCTTGCTGCGGACAACAGGGTCAGCGGCGTCAAAGTTGAGCGTTTAGCCGCTTTTTTGACGGGAGATAGCAAGACCGACTGGCCGGTGGCAAAAATGTACACAACTGCAAACGACTGTTATACCGGTGAACGTCTTATTGTGGGGCAGACCGTTGCACGCAAAAATAATATTCCTTTGGCACATGGGGCGGCTGCAAGTTCTTCGCTTCCCGGAGTTATCGGTCCGACTCTGTTGGGGCAGCGCTACTGTATGGATGGAGGCATTGCCGCTACTACTTCGCACTGCGATGTCGTGGCTGGGTCTAAACGCTCTATAATCATTACTCTGACGGATGGCGTAACCGGTGTAAAGTTAACCGGAATACCTCACAACGTTCATGAGGAAGTTAAGGCTCTAGAGGCTACCGGGACTAAGGCATTGTGGATCGTAGCAGGCACTCCCTCGGGCGTAAATCTTATGGATCCAACACAAATAGAACCCGCAATGAGGACGGGATATGAGCGTGCCAGAAAAGAAGCGGAGGAGATCAGAAAGTTTTGGGCATGA
- a CDS encoding cyclophilin-like fold protein: MTKKVMIMKIKINIGKMSMMADLNDSPTARKIFEVLPLTTSFNTWGDEFYFSIPVNSPLEETSKEVVEIGDLGYWPPGSAFCIFFGMTPMSSPGKIVPASAVNVIGKFLGDPRDFKMVMGESQVTVEPA; the protein is encoded by the coding sequence GTGACAAAGAAAGTTATGATCATGAAAATTAAGATTAACATTGGAAAGATGTCTATGATGGCTGATCTGAATGATAGCCCTACGGCCCGTAAGATATTCGAGGTATTGCCGTTGACAACGTCTTTTAATACCTGGGGCGATGAATTTTATTTCTCAATTCCTGTCAATTCTCCATTGGAAGAAACATCAAAAGAGGTTGTAGAGATCGGAGACTTGGGATACTGGCCGCCGGGATCAGCCTTTTGCATCTTTTTCGGGATGACCCCGATGAGCAGTCCGGGTAAAATCGTGCCAGCGTCTGCCGTCAATGTCATCGGAAAATTTCTTGGTGATCCGCGAGATTTTAAGATGGTCATGGGCGAGTCACAAGTTACAGTGGAACCGGCCTAA
- a CDS encoding zinc ribbon domain-containing protein — protein sequence MRQAEVEMDSDFPSSKKLAVYVNFKTSTLLEGVKAEKRDAFQIWVGAKILQAIYEKLILLDLVGHSDVQDPYYVVFGIRSAQGIQSAFKEKIHLLQKLAISPDKGLIIEQIGTSFLDRLNDVPFVLETLKEIIEAFGIERLVILFDEAAHTFIPSQQEIFFEIFKLLHGGRIAVKAAVYPTITSYGRNFEIGQDAIVISMDRFDTGQVGRRENRSLFRDMLYKRIPKTGQIRKRLFSKGHLLDQCIDLSTGNPRAFFHLLIRTKDKGYSDTALLLATQEFVDQELLPYHLNLSKRLPKYGHHVRVGLDLLRGYIIPEIKNKNFKTKVSKYQSAYFTIQRDMSPNLKLALDILCYSGLLSAQGTVKIAQRKTGLRYMVHLCLLFAEKAFPSKSISDAINALSRTDYREFSSEDNKIEEYLYQLRETSDKCPICSAEVDPNAKFCSQCGSKIAGGSIIGPLLEEPLSALSISDRLKARVQPEFPKVGDIIQSSREEIMRIKWIKDVRSRIIKNAAEEFISG from the coding sequence ATGCGCCAAGCAGAGGTAGAAATGGATTCTGATTTTCCCTCCTCCAAGAAACTAGCAGTTTATGTCAATTTCAAAACGAGTACTCTCCTAGAGGGAGTAAAAGCAGAAAAGCGTGATGCCTTTCAGATATGGGTTGGAGCAAAGATCCTACAAGCGATTTACGAAAAGCTCATATTGCTTGATCTAGTTGGCCATTCAGATGTCCAGGATCCGTACTATGTAGTCTTTGGCATCCGGTCAGCTCAAGGCATTCAATCCGCATTCAAAGAAAAGATTCATTTGCTTCAAAAGCTTGCAATATCGCCAGACAAGGGGCTCATCATTGAGCAAATAGGGACTTCTTTCCTGGATAGACTTAACGATGTTCCCTTTGTGCTTGAGACACTGAAAGAAATAATTGAAGCCTTTGGAATAGAAAGGCTTGTAATCCTCTTCGATGAGGCTGCTCACACATTTATTCCTTCGCAGCAGGAGATCTTCTTCGAGATTTTCAAGTTGTTGCATGGTGGACGAATCGCAGTTAAAGCCGCTGTTTACCCAACGATTACTTCGTACGGACGTAATTTTGAAATTGGCCAGGATGCCATTGTCATCTCAATGGATAGGTTTGATACTGGCCAAGTTGGTAGGCGAGAAAACAGGTCTCTGTTTCGGGACATGCTCTATAAACGTATTCCCAAAACTGGGCAGATCCGGAAGAGGCTGTTTAGTAAAGGGCACTTGCTGGATCAGTGCATAGACTTGTCCACTGGCAACCCAAGAGCCTTTTTTCATCTACTCATACGCACGAAAGATAAAGGCTACTCTGATACAGCGCTCCTGCTCGCAACACAGGAATTTGTAGATCAGGAGCTTTTACCCTACCATTTGAACCTGTCAAAGAGATTGCCTAAATATGGTCACCATGTACGAGTAGGACTCGACCTGTTGAGAGGTTATATAATTCCCGAGATTAAGAATAAGAACTTCAAGACGAAAGTCTCCAAATATCAATCTGCTTACTTTACTATACAACGGGATATGTCACCCAACCTTAAGCTGGCTTTGGATATTCTCTGCTATTCTGGACTGTTATCAGCTCAAGGGACGGTTAAGATTGCTCAGAGAAAAACTGGCTTAAGATACATGGTTCACCTATGCCTTCTTTTTGCTGAAAAGGCATTCCCTTCCAAATCCATATCTGATGCTATAAATGCTTTAAGTCGGACAGACTACCGAGAATTTAGCAGTGAAGACAACAAGATTGAAGAATATCTTTACCAACTTAGAGAGACATCAGACAAGTGCCCAATTTGCTCAGCGGAAGTGGATCCAAATGCAAAGTTTTGCTCACAGTGTGGGAGCAAGATTGCAGGTGGATCTATAATAGGGCCGTTGTTGGAGGAGCCGTTATCAGCACTATCGATTAGCGATAGACTGAAGGCAAGAGTGCAACCGGAATTCCCCAAGGTTGGAGACATTATTCAATCTAGCCGTGAGGAAATAATGCGGATTAAGTGGATCAAAGATGTGCGGTCTAGGATCATAAAGAATGCGGCAGAAGAGTTTATATCAGGCTGA
- a CDS encoding ankyrin repeat domain-containing protein — protein MSNLKVERIFQTLQFIGMMCGIDPQDTPSLVQACEKGHFQTAKFLICEHSDVNAVNERGETALIVSAKKGCTKLVELLLKNGADVSLTDKSGKTALIWAVEKNLHDVKEALAATQSRK, from the coding sequence ATGTCAAATCTCAAAGTTGAGAGGATTTTCCAAACACTGCAGTTTATAGGTATGATGTGCGGAATAGATCCTCAAGACACGCCTTCTCTAGTCCAGGCCTGCGAGAAGGGTCATTTCCAGACAGCAAAGTTTCTTATCTGTGAGCATAGTGACGTAAATGCCGTTAACGAGAGGGGCGAGACGGCATTGATCGTGTCGGCCAAGAAGGGTTGCACCAAGCTCGTGGAACTACTCCTGAAAAATGGAGCAGACGTGAGCTTGACGGACAAGTCTGGCAAAACAGCCTTGATCTGGGCAGTGGAGAAAAACTTACACGACGTTAAAGAAGCCCTCGCAGCTACACAGTCAAGAAAGTAG
- the tsaA gene encoding tRNA (N6-threonylcarbamoyladenosine(37)-N6)-methyltransferase TrmO translates to MRWLCYATLTLVFTMGLTLQSDAQAYKIEPIGHVVRNAGKVKIEILSQYKDALLGLSEFSHLLVFYWFNQNDSPEKRAILRVHPRGNKEIPITGVFATRSPVRPNLIGLTVCKIKSIDDCIITVDDIDAFDGTPIIDLKPYRPSDCVPDASVPDWANGIDKDKKH, encoded by the coding sequence ATGAGATGGCTCTGTTATGCAACGCTAACCCTTGTTTTTACGATGGGATTGACTTTGCAGTCTGATGCTCAAGCTTACAAGATCGAACCTATAGGACATGTGGTCAGGAATGCCGGGAAGGTAAAGATTGAGATCTTATCTCAGTACAAAGACGCTTTACTAGGACTCAGTGAGTTCTCTCATCTTCTTGTTTTCTATTGGTTCAACCAGAACGACTCGCCGGAAAAAAGAGCCATACTGAGGGTCCACCCGAGAGGAAACAAAGAAATCCCCATTACCGGTGTCTTTGCTACACGTTCCCCAGTTCGGCCAAATCTCATTGGATTGACGGTATGCAAAATAAAATCCATAGATGATTGTATAATCACAGTTGATGACATAGACGCCTTTGATGGCACACCCATAATTGATCTCAAGCCTTACAGACCCAGCGATTGCGTTCCTGACGCGTCTGTTCCAGATTGGGCCAACGGCATTGACAAAGACAAAAAGCATTAG
- a CDS encoding TIGR03067 domain-containing protein, with amino-acid sequence MRTNTKLLAVGLLALCCVVSPFVSAVLAENVDPELNKFQGSWILVSGEKDGKKLADEEVSKNKITHQGQHGQITSPHQSKETILFDIVKIDPTKSPKEFIFIRKTGPSAGKSIKAIYEFTGNDEYKFAFDPSGVTTPKEFATKAGTGYILNTWKRVKP; translated from the coding sequence ATGCGCACGAACACTAAATTGCTTGCCGTTGGACTCCTGGCTTTGTGCTGTGTGGTATCTCCATTTGTCTCCGCGGTCTTGGCGGAAAATGTCGACCCGGAACTGAACAAATTTCAGGGATCCTGGATTTTAGTATCTGGGGAAAAGGATGGAAAGAAGCTGGCAGACGAGGAGGTGAGTAAGAATAAAATAACTCATCAGGGGCAGCATGGGCAGATCACATCTCCCCATCAAAGCAAGGAAACGATTTTATTTGATATCGTAAAAATAGACCCTACGAAAAGCCCAAAAGAATTTATCTTCATTCGTAAGACTGGACCAAGCGCTGGTAAGTCTATAAAAGCTATTTACGAGTTCACCGGAAACGATGAGTACAAATTTGCTTTCGACCCGAGCGGAGTTACAACACCCAAAGAGTTCGCCACCAAAGCGGGGACTGGGTACATTCTCAATACGTGGAAACGAGTAAAGCCTTAG
- a CDS encoding PH domain-containing protein gives MSYIEENIMKGENIVYRCKLHFVIFLWAAIWFIVAIIFSQGGSAVGYLFIVIAIATGISSFINYSTSEFGITNKRLLVKVGFIRRNSIEILLNKVEGIQVSQGLLGRILGFGSIMVIGTGGTRYPFHNIDAPFEFRKQAQEQIAAVQDSK, from the coding sequence ATGAGCTATATTGAGGAAAATATTATGAAGGGAGAGAATATAGTTTATCGTTGCAAGCTGCATTTTGTAATTTTTCTCTGGGCAGCAATTTGGTTTATCGTTGCCATAATATTTTCTCAGGGCGGTAGCGCAGTTGGCTATCTTTTCATTGTTATTGCAATAGCCACGGGTATTTCTTCGTTCATTAACTACTCGACATCCGAATTCGGAATAACAAACAAACGCCTCCTTGTAAAGGTTGGCTTCATCCGTAGAAATTCCATTGAGATACTGCTAAACAAGGTTGAAGGTATTCAGGTCAGTCAAGGCCTTTTGGGCAGAATTCTGGGGTTCGGTTCAATCATGGTAATTGGCACAGGCGGCACAAGATATCCTTTTCATAATATAGACGCGCCTTTTGAGTTTAGGAAACAGGCTCAAGAACAAATTGCAGCCGTTCAAGATTCAAAATAA
- a CDS encoding DUF6364 family protein has protein sequence MAKRKINITMDQDLIEYAKIYATRQRTTVSEIFTQFILNLKRVNEDDPMKIFLDDPGFRDSLMATMVKIQSGATKWSSYDEVF, from the coding sequence AAAGAAAGATCAATATTACTATGGATCAAGACCTTATCGAATATGCGAAGATTTACGCTACAAGACAAAGAACAACGGTCTCGGAAATCTTTACACAGTTCATACTCAATCTGAAGCGGGTCAATGAAGACGATCCAATGAAAATTTTCCTCGATGATCCAGGATTCAGAGATAGCCTCATGGCGACCATGGTGAAGATCCAATCCGGCGCAACGAAGTGGTCCAGTTACGATGAGGTCTTCTGA